Below is a genomic region from Fusobacterium sp. FSA-380-WT-3A.
AAATAGAAAGACCTATAGCTCGTAGAATGATTTCTTCTATATTATGTATGGGAGTTTCTATGAGTGTTTCTATGTTTGGATTGAGTAAAATTGTTAAATATGGTTATGGATATTGTGGTTATGTTGGAATATTTGCAATAATAATTCCATTTTTAACAATAGGATACTATAAAAATAAAAAATATATGAGAGAAAGTAAAAAAGAAAAATCTAAAGTAGAAAATATATCAATAGTTTTTGGCGTTAAATAATTTTACATACAGGAGGAAATTTATGTCACAAAATATGTTTTTACCAAATTACACAATAGGACAAGATGCTTATAAGGAAATCAAAAATATTTGTGAAAAATATGGAACAAAAATTGTTTTTATTGGAGGAAAAACAGCTTTAGAAAAAGCTAGTTTTTTAGTAAGAGATGCTATAAAAGAAAGTAAATTAGAAATAATTGATGAAGTTTGGTATGGTGGAGAAGCTTCTTATGAAAATGTAGAAATGTTAATGAAAAATGAAAATATAATAAATTCTCATATGATATTTGCTTTTGGTGGTGGAAAAGCTTGTGATACTTGTAAAGTATTAAGTGAAAAACTTGATAAACCTTTATTTACTTTTCCTACTATTGCTTCTACTTGTGCTAGTGTAACAAGTGTTTGTGCTATGTATTATCCTAATGGGGTTTATAGAGATTTATTTTTTAAAAAAGCTCCAGCTGTTCATACATTTATAAATACTCAAATAATAGCTGAAGCTCCTACAAAATATCTATGGGCTGGAATTGGAGATACTCTTGGAAAAGGATATGAACCAGAATTCTCTGCTAGAGGAAAAGAATTAGACTATCCTAATAAACTAGGAATTACTCTATCTTCTCTTTGTAAAGAACCTCTTTTTGAATATGGAGATAAAGGTTTAAAAGATTGTGAAAATAACATTAGTTCAAAAGAATTAGAAGAAACTATTTTAACTATCATAGTGACTACTGGACTTGTTTCTAATTCTCTAAAAATGTCTTACAATAGTGGTTTAGCTCATGCTGTTTGTTATGGATTTTCAACTATAAAAGAAGTGGAGGAAAATCATTTACATGGAGAACTTGTTTCTTACGGAGTTCTTGTATTAGAAATGATGGATAAAAATTATAAAGAGTTAGATAAATTAATAAATTTCTATAAAAAAATAAATTTACCAATTTCTTATAAAAACTTTAATGTAGAAATTAAAGATATGACAAGTGTTTTTGATAAAGCTTCTTCTGTAAAAGACATTGAAGTTTCAGCTTTTTCTATCACTAAAGATATGATATATAACTCTATAAAAGAGCTAGAAGAATATATATCAAAAAATTAACATTTAATTATATAGAATAAATCAAAGTCAGTAAAAAATTTATTTTTTATTGACTTTTTAATTTTTGTTATGATATACTTAGATATTCATTTAAGTATACACAAGTATACACAAGTATATTGTTAAAAATTTTTTGATATAAAGTTAGGAGGGTAATAATGATTGCTCAGAGATTAGTAGGAAAACAAGTTGGAAGAGGGGCTTTCGGAATAGCTAGAGAAGTTAAAGCTACTGAAAAAAAATTCGGAAAAGATTCTGTTATAAATTCTACATTAGGAACTTTTTTTTGTGAAGATGAAAAATTAGGAGTATTAGAACTTGTTGATAAAACATATAGGGAATTAGAATCTCCAGATACTTTCGGATATGCTGCTGGTGTAAGTGGTTCTGCTGAATATAAGGAAGCAGTTAAAAAAAGTATATTTGGTACTCATTGCAAAGAAATATTAGAAAATGCCTTTGTTGATGTTGCTTCTACACCTGGAGGTACAGGAGCTATATATACAGCTTTTAAAGGATATGGAAATGACGGAAATACTGTTTTATTACCTGAATATATGTGGGATGCCTATGTACATATTACAGGGGCTAACAGATTAAATAATACTATATATAAATTATTTGATGGGGAGAAATTTAATACTAAAGATTTCTCTGAAAAAATGTTAGAAGTTGTAAAAAGAGATGGTAGAGTTCTAGCTGTTATCAATGACCCTTGTCAAAATCCTACAGGATATTCTCTATCTTTTGAAGAATGGAAGGAAGTTGTTGAAATTTTAAGAGAAGCTTCTAAATATGGAGAAGTTATTCTTATTAATGATATAGCATATATAGATTATGATTTTAGAGGAAGAGATAATGCAAGAGAATATATGAAACTATTTTTAGGACTTCCTGAAAATGTTTTGATTCTTTTTGCTTATAGTATGTCAAAATCTTTTACGAGTTATGGACTTAGAACAGGAGCTATAGTTGCTTTATCTTCAAGTAAAAAAGTTATAGATGAATTTACTGTTGTTGCTGAATATTTATGCCGTTCTTCTTGGTCTAATGTATCAAGAGGTGGAATGGCTCTATTAGTAAAAGCTTATGAAAATGAAAATATAATCAATGGTATTAATTCTGAAAGAGATAAATGGGTAGAAACATTGAAAAAAAGAGCTGAAATTTTTGAAAGAAAATCAGAAGAGGTCGGATTAAAATATTGTCCTTTCTCTAGTGGATTTTTCTTAACAATTCCTTTAGAAGAAAATAAAGATGAGATAGTAAATGACTTAAAAGAGAAAAAAGTATTTGTTCTTCCTATAAAAAAAGGAATTAGAATAGCTATCTGTAGTATCTCTTGTAAAAAATTAGAAATTCTTCCAAAATTAATTAAAGAATCTATAGATAAATTTAATAAATAAAATTATCATAAAAAATAAAGGTATTACAAAATTCTGTAATACCTTTTTTAATAAAAAATTTATTATTTTTCCATCTCTTATTTTTTAATATATAACTTTCTAATATTATATAAAATTATTATTTTAATTTTTCATAAAACTTTAAAGTAATCATTAATAATATAAAAAGCTAGAAAGAAATCTCTCTAGCTTTTTTATTTAGAAATTTTTTAATAATTATAATAGAATTTTTATTTATTATTAACCATTATATTTAAAATTACTTCATCAGTTACTTGCATTCCATCTTTACCTAAAATTCCTGTATTTTTAATAGTAGCTTCTACATCTCTTCCTATTATTCCTTCTCCAAATAATAATCTTCTATTTTTCTTAGCTGTATAATATGAATCAAAAGCACAAGAAATTCCACTTGCTATTTTTGTAGCACATGAACTTTTTGCTCCATCACAAATCAATCCTGACATTGTTCCTAATGTAGTTTCTACTGCCATTGCACATTGCTCTAATGTTAATCCATCTAAGAATGATATAGCTCCAGCTACTCCTGCACTAGCACACATAGCTCCACAATAAGCTGATAATCTTCCTATATTTGTTTTTATATGTATTGTTGTCATATGAGAGAAGAATAATCCTCTTATTAATTGCTCATATGGAATATTTTTCATTTCACAGAATTTTATTACTGGTAAAGAAGCTGTCATCCCTTGATTTCCACTTCCACTTGTTGTCATAACTGGTAAAGAACATCCGTTCATTCTAGCATCACTACCAGCACTAGCAAAAGAAGCCATATTATTTTTTAAATCATTTCCATAAATTCCTTCTTCAATTCCTTCTTTTATAGTTTTTCCTATAGCAATTCCATATTCTGTAGTTAATCCTTCTTTTGCTATAGCTGTATTACAGTCAATTACTTTTTTAAATATAGGCTCTATTAATGATAAATCTATTGTTTTTGCTGTATTATATATTAACTCTAAAGTTAAGAAACTTCTATCTGTCATTGGTGATTCTCCACCACACTTA
It encodes:
- a CDS encoding iron-containing alcohol dehydrogenase family protein yields the protein MSQNMFLPNYTIGQDAYKEIKNICEKYGTKIVFIGGKTALEKASFLVRDAIKESKLEIIDEVWYGGEASYENVEMLMKNENIINSHMIFAFGGGKACDTCKVLSEKLDKPLFTFPTIASTCASVTSVCAMYYPNGVYRDLFFKKAPAVHTFINTQIIAEAPTKYLWAGIGDTLGKGYEPEFSARGKELDYPNKLGITLSSLCKEPLFEYGDKGLKDCENNISSKELEETILTIIVTTGLVSNSLKMSYNSGLAHAVCYGFSTIKEVEENHLHGELVSYGVLVLEMMDKNYKELDKLINFYKKINLPISYKNFNVEIKDMTSVFDKASSVKDIEVSAFSITKDMIYNSIKELEEYISKN
- a CDS encoding serine dehydratase subunit alpha family protein translates to MLDKILAILEEEIVPAEGCTEPIALAYAGSKLRDILGNIPEKIEISLSGNMIKNVKSVKIPSSEGMVGIEAAVAMGLILGDSTKELMVISGVDRTKLPEVRKYLSENRMNVVLNKGDVKLYIKLTGTCGNDVATVEIQHYHTNITEITKNGEKVIGCSCDDKCGGESPMTDRSFLTLELIYNTAKTIDLSLIEPIFKKVIDCNTAIAKEGLTTEYGIAIGKTIKEGIEEGIYGNDLKNNMASFASAGSDARMNGCSLPVMTTSGSGNQGMTASLPVIKFCEMKNIPYEQLIRGLFFSHMTTIHIKTNIGRLSAYCGAMCASAGVAGAISFLDGLTLEQCAMAVETTLGTMSGLICDGAKSSCATKIASGISCAFDSYYTAKKNRRLLFGEGIIGRDVEATIKNTGILGKDGMQVTDEVILNIMVNNK
- a CDS encoding pyridoxal phosphate-dependent aminotransferase; this translates as MIAQRLVGKQVGRGAFGIAREVKATEKKFGKDSVINSTLGTFFCEDEKLGVLELVDKTYRELESPDTFGYAAGVSGSAEYKEAVKKSIFGTHCKEILENAFVDVASTPGGTGAIYTAFKGYGNDGNTVLLPEYMWDAYVHITGANRLNNTIYKLFDGEKFNTKDFSEKMLEVVKRDGRVLAVINDPCQNPTGYSLSFEEWKEVVEILREASKYGEVILINDIAYIDYDFRGRDNAREYMKLFLGLPENVLILFAYSMSKSFTSYGLRTGAIVALSSSKKVIDEFTVVAEYLCRSSWSNVSRGGMALLVKAYENENIINGINSERDKWVETLKKRAEIFERKSEEVGLKYCPFSSGFFLTIPLEENKDEIVNDLKEKKVFVLPIKKGIRIAICSISCKKLEILPKLIKESIDKFNK